Proteins from a genomic interval of Gossypium hirsutum isolate 1008001.06 chromosome A09, Gossypium_hirsutum_v2.1, whole genome shotgun sequence:
- the LOC107936468 gene encoding 14 kDa zinc-binding protein: protein MAGFTSFSLLRNYAMTGRIVAIVRASPRLSSSPTSINFLMPNHSRRYLCCASPTHDEEATAKAAAINADSGAPTSFDKIIAKEIPSTIVYEYGKFLAFKDISPQAPVHVLVIPNFRDGLAQLGKVEQRHGKILGQLILLDALLLKLSYPSSLASSQPTQPSFL from the exons ATGGCTGGTTTCacctctttctctcttcttcg TAATTATGCAATGACTGGAAGGATTGTTGCAATTGTGAGAGCCTCACCACGACTCTCTTCTTCTCCCACCTCCATCAATTTTCTAATGCCAAATCACTCACGCag ATATCTATGTTGTGCTAGTCCTACACATGATGAAGAAGCTACAGCAAAGGCAGCTGCAATCAATGCTGATAGTGGAGCTCCAACCAGT TTTGACAAGATCATAGCTAAGGAAATTCCTTCAACCATCGTGTATGAATATGGTAAATTCTTAGCATTCAAAGATATTAGTCCGCAAGCTCCTGTTCATGTTTTGGTGATTCCAAATTTTAGGGATGGATTGGCACAGCTTGGGAAG GTTGAACAAAGGCATGGAAAGATACTGGGTCAACTTATTTTATTAGATGCGCTATTATTGAAATTATCATATCCATCATCCTTGGCTTCGTCCCAGCCAACCCAACCATCATTTCTATGA